Proteins from a genomic interval of Bradyrhizobium sp. CCGB01:
- a CDS encoding gluconokinase encodes MAGVEAPCALIVMGVSGSGKSTVAEALGQRLGWRFEDGDSFHPASNVQKMRAGHPLTDEDRWPWLNAIADEIARVCDKGEHVIIACSALKHTYRDVLLRGRDDVRFVFLRGTKELIAARLAQRKGHFMPPELLTSQFTTLEPPEAGEHVITVSIDESVEAIVDGVVRQLRLGGTKR; translated from the coding sequence TTCAGGCAAGAGCACGGTTGCGGAGGCGCTCGGCCAGCGGCTCGGCTGGCGCTTCGAGGACGGCGACAGCTTCCACCCCGCCAGCAATGTCCAGAAGATGCGGGCCGGCCACCCCCTCACCGACGAGGACCGCTGGCCCTGGCTCAACGCCATCGCCGACGAGATCGCCCGGGTCTGCGACAAGGGCGAGCACGTCATCATCGCCTGCTCGGCGCTGAAGCACACCTATCGTGACGTGCTGCTGCGCGGCCGCGACGACGTCCGCTTCGTCTTCCTGAGGGGCACCAAGGAGCTGATCGCCGCCCGGCTCGCGCAGCGCAAGGGCCATTTCATGCCGCCCGAGCTGCTGACGAGCCAGTTCACGACGCTGGAGCCGCCCGAGGCCGGCGAGCATGTCATCACCGTCTCGATCGACGAATCCGTCGAGGCGATCGTCGACGGCGTGGTGCGGCAGCTGAGACTGGGCGGCACGAAACGCTGA
- a CDS encoding HAD family hydrolase — MTKISLVVSDVDGTLLTKDKTLTERARSAVHRLHQAGIGFTITSSRPAIGMRFLIEPLALWLPVGPFNGSSIVDPEMKPVEQHLIPQGAAERSLQILREFGADIWLFTYDKWLIDNPSGKYVAHEQHTIRSDPTIVTDFSPYLSSACKIVGASADAAGLERCEKAMQEALGVEATAVRSQTYYLDVTPPGFDKGTFVQAMAKRLDISTDAVATIGDMQNDLAMFRVSGTSIAMGNATDSVKDQATHVTATNEQDGFAEAMEMILKWNGVG, encoded by the coding sequence ATGACGAAAATCTCACTCGTGGTCTCCGACGTCGACGGCACGCTGCTGACCAAGGACAAGACGCTGACCGAACGCGCGAGGTCCGCGGTGCATCGGCTGCACCAGGCCGGCATCGGCTTCACCATCACCTCCAGCCGCCCCGCCATCGGCATGCGCTTCCTGATCGAGCCGCTGGCGCTCTGGCTGCCGGTCGGCCCGTTCAACGGCTCCTCGATCGTCGATCCCGAGATGAAGCCGGTCGAGCAGCACCTGATCCCACAGGGCGCCGCCGAACGGTCCCTGCAGATCCTCCGGGAGTTCGGCGCCGACATCTGGCTCTTCACCTACGACAAATGGCTGATCGACAACCCGAGCGGCAAATACGTCGCGCACGAGCAGCACACGATCCGCTCCGACCCGACCATCGTGACGGATTTTTCGCCGTATCTTTCGAGCGCCTGCAAGATCGTCGGCGCCAGCGCCGATGCGGCCGGCCTCGAGCGCTGCGAGAAGGCGATGCAGGAGGCGCTCGGCGTTGAGGCGACCGCGGTGCGCTCGCAGACCTATTATCTCGACGTCACGCCGCCCGGCTTCGACAAGGGCACCTTCGTCCAGGCCATGGCCAAGCGCTTGGATATTTCGACCGACGCCGTCGCCACCATCGGCGACATGCAGAACGACCTCGCCATGTTCCGCGTCAGCGGCACCTCGATCGCCATGGGCAATGCCACCGACAGCGTCAAGGACCAGGCCACCCACGTCACCGCGACCAATGAGCAGGATGGTTTTGCGGAGGCGATGGAAATGATCCTGAAGTGGAACGGGGTGGGGTAG
- a CDS encoding glycoside hydrolase family 15 protein: MSQRIEDYALIGDCETAALVGRNGSIDWLCWPAFDSDACFAAILGTPKNGRWLIAPGEDVVSISRRYLGNTLILETRFETESGVVALIDFMPPRGKASDIVRLVRGVSGTVKMRMELVIRFGFGVDIPWVRRIDHSLLAVAGQDMTVLRTPVETHGEDLTTVSDFEVKAGETVPFVLTYGPSHIDPPAPIDPDVALQETENFWNEWCGKCTRDGEYHDLIVRSLITLKALTFGPTGGIVAAPTTSLPEKLGGARNWDYRFCWLRDATFTLLALMNSGYTEEALAWHNWLLRAAAGSPANMQIMYGIWGQRRLLEWEAGWLDGYEGARPVRVGNAAHAQLQLDVYGELIDAFHQSRMARLKLDDETTWALECAVLQHLAEVWDHPDHGIWERRGQPRHYVFSKVMTWVAFDRGIKSAETFGFKAPLLHWRALREAIHRDVCNKGFDAEENAFVDSYGSKLLDASVLLLPAVGFLPSADPRIRGTIAAVEQHLMRDGFVLRHDPREVSEEKQPIEGAFLACTLWLADAHVLAGDLDKAQVLLDRVVGIANDVGLLAEEYDSVAKRQTGNFPQALTHIALVNTAHNLSAARQESEKPAVQRSK; this comes from the coding sequence GGCCGGCCTTCGATTCCGATGCCTGCTTTGCTGCGATCCTCGGCACGCCCAAGAACGGCCGCTGGCTGATCGCGCCGGGCGAGGACGTCGTCAGTATCTCGCGCCGCTATCTCGGCAACACCCTCATCCTCGAAACGCGCTTCGAGACCGAGAGCGGCGTCGTTGCGCTGATCGACTTCATGCCGCCGCGCGGCAAGGCCTCCGACATCGTGCGGCTGGTCCGCGGTGTCAGCGGCACGGTGAAGATGCGGATGGAGCTCGTCATTCGCTTCGGCTTCGGCGTCGACATTCCCTGGGTGCGACGCATCGACCATTCGCTGCTGGCGGTTGCGGGCCAGGACATGACGGTGCTGCGCACGCCGGTCGAAACCCACGGCGAGGACCTGACCACGGTCTCCGACTTCGAGGTGAAGGCCGGCGAGACCGTGCCGTTCGTGCTGACCTACGGCCCCTCGCATATCGATCCGCCCGCGCCCATCGATCCGGACGTCGCGCTTCAGGAGACCGAAAACTTCTGGAATGAGTGGTGCGGGAAATGCACCCGCGACGGCGAGTACCACGACCTGATCGTGCGCTCGCTGATCACGCTGAAGGCACTGACCTTTGGGCCCACTGGCGGCATCGTCGCGGCGCCGACCACCTCGTTGCCGGAAAAGCTCGGCGGCGCCAGGAATTGGGATTATCGCTTCTGCTGGCTGCGCGATGCCACCTTCACGCTGCTGGCGCTGATGAACTCGGGTTACACCGAGGAAGCCCTGGCCTGGCACAATTGGCTGCTGCGCGCAGCGGCCGGGTCACCGGCGAACATGCAGATCATGTACGGCATCTGGGGCCAGCGGCGTCTGCTGGAATGGGAAGCCGGCTGGCTCGACGGCTATGAGGGCGCCCGACCGGTGCGGGTCGGCAACGCCGCGCATGCGCAGCTCCAGCTCGACGTCTATGGCGAGCTGATCGACGCCTTCCACCAGTCGCGCATGGCCAGGCTGAAGCTCGACGACGAGACGACCTGGGCGCTGGAATGCGCGGTACTCCAGCATCTCGCCGAAGTCTGGGATCATCCCGACCACGGCATTTGGGAGCGACGCGGCCAGCCCCGGCACTACGTCTTTTCCAAGGTGATGACGTGGGTTGCGTTCGACCGCGGCATCAAGAGCGCCGAGACCTTTGGCTTCAAGGCGCCGCTGCTGCATTGGCGCGCCCTGCGCGAGGCCATTCATCGCGACGTCTGCAACAAGGGATTTGACGCGGAGGAGAACGCCTTCGTCGATTCCTATGGCTCGAAACTGCTCGATGCCAGCGTGCTGCTGTTGCCGGCGGTCGGCTTCCTGCCGTCGGCAGACCCGCGCATCCGGGGCACCATCGCGGCGGTCGAACAGCACTTGATGCGCGACGGCTTTGTCTTGCGACACGATCCGCGCGAGGTCTCCGAGGAGAAGCAGCCGATCGAAGGCGCGTTCCTGGCCTGCACGCTGTGGCTGGCCGATGCCCATGTGCTGGCCGGCGATCTCGACAAGGCGCAAGTCCTGCTCGACCGCGTCGTCGGCATCGCCAACGATGTAGGCCTGTTGGCCGAGGAGTATGATTCAGTCGCCAAGCGCCAGACCGGTAACTTCCCGCAGGCGCTGACCCACATCGCGCTTGTCAACACCGCACATAATCTGTCGGCGGCAAGGCAGGAGAGCGAGAAGCCGGCGGTGCAGCGGTCGAAATAG